A single Candidatus Thalassolituus haligoni DNA region contains:
- the typA gene encoding translational GTPase TypA has product MINNLRNIAIIAHVDHGKTTLVDKLLEQSGTLDRKDQGGERVMDSNDQEKERGITILAKNTAIRWNDYRINIVDTPGHADFGGEVERVMSMVDSVCLLVDAVDGPMPQTRFVTQKAFERGLRPIVVINKIDRPGARPDWVMDEIFDLFDRLGATDEQLDFPVIYASALNGIAGTDPDDMADDMTPLFQMIVDHVTPPPVDLDGPFQMQISALDYDSFVGVIGVGRIARGKLKPGTDIQLISADGKTRKGRLLEVKGFHGLNRVTVEEASAGDIVCVSGIEGLNISDTLCAVGHVEALPPLTVDEPTVSMTFQVNDSPFAGKEGKYVTSRNIKDRLDKELIHNVALRVEPGDSPEKFKVSGRGELHLSVLIESMRREGFEMGIGKPEVVQREIDGVLQEPYEQVVIDVEDEHQGSIMEEMGNRRAEMTNMVPDGKGRTRLEFMMPARGLIGFRSQFMTMTSGSGILTNVFDHYGPIQTGLGSTRHNGVLVSMVPGKILGYALFTLQERGRLFVSPATEVYEGMIVGLHSRDNDLVVNPTKAKQLTNVRASGTDEAINLTPPVKHTLEQALEFIEDDELVEVTPISIRLRKKLLTENERKRSKPKKSS; this is encoded by the coding sequence GTGATCAACAATCTCAGAAACATCGCCATTATTGCTCACGTTGACCATGGTAAAACTACCCTGGTCGATAAACTGTTGGAGCAATCCGGCACTCTGGACCGAAAAGACCAGGGTGGCGAGCGAGTCATGGACTCGAATGATCAGGAAAAAGAACGCGGCATCACCATTCTTGCGAAAAACACTGCGATTCGCTGGAATGATTACCGTATCAATATCGTCGACACACCAGGACACGCCGACTTCGGTGGCGAAGTTGAACGGGTGATGTCCATGGTTGACTCCGTTTGCCTGCTGGTTGATGCGGTTGATGGCCCGATGCCACAAACCCGTTTCGTCACCCAGAAAGCGTTTGAGCGTGGCTTGCGCCCAATCGTGGTGATCAACAAGATCGACCGTCCTGGCGCTCGTCCAGACTGGGTGATGGACGAGATCTTTGATCTGTTCGACCGCCTGGGTGCGACCGACGAGCAACTCGACTTCCCGGTTATCTATGCTTCTGCCCTGAATGGTATTGCCGGTACCGATCCGGACGACATGGCAGACGACATGACACCACTGTTCCAGATGATTGTCGACCATGTTACTCCACCACCAGTGGATCTTGACGGCCCGTTCCAGATGCAAATCTCGGCACTGGACTACGACAGCTTTGTGGGTGTTATCGGTGTTGGCCGTATCGCTCGCGGTAAACTCAAGCCGGGCACGGATATTCAGCTGATTAGTGCTGACGGTAAAACCCGCAAGGGTCGCCTGTTGGAAGTCAAAGGTTTCCATGGTTTGAACCGGGTTACCGTAGAAGAAGCTTCCGCAGGGGACATCGTCTGTGTTTCCGGTATTGAAGGCCTGAACATCTCCGACACCCTGTGTGCCGTCGGTCATGTTGAAGCGCTGCCGCCACTGACAGTAGACGAACCAACCGTGAGCATGACCTTCCAGGTTAATGACTCACCGTTTGCCGGTAAAGAAGGCAAGTACGTCACCTCCCGCAACATCAAGGATCGTCTCGACAAGGAGCTGATCCACAACGTGGCGCTACGAGTTGAGCCTGGCGACAGCCCAGAAAAATTCAAGGTCTCTGGCCGTGGCGAACTGCACCTCTCGGTACTGATCGAATCCATGCGTCGCGAAGGCTTCGAAATGGGTATCGGCAAGCCAGAAGTTGTACAACGTGAAATCGACGGCGTTCTGCAAGAACCGTACGAACAGGTTGTGATTGACGTTGAAGATGAACACCAGGGTTCCATCATGGAAGAGATGGGCAACCGTCGCGCCGAGATGACCAACATGGTTCCCGATGGCAAAGGCCGTACTCGTCTTGAATTCATGATGCCAGCCCGTGGCCTGATTGGCTTCCGCTCGCAGTTCATGACCATGACCTCCGGTTCCGGCATTCTGACCAACGTCTTTGACCACTACGGTCCAATTCAGACGGGACTGGGATCTACCCGTCACAACGGCGTACTGGTTTCCATGGTTCCAGGCAAGATTCTGGGCTATGCCCTGTTCACCCTGCAGGAACGTGGTCGTCTGTTCGTATCTCCGGCAACGGAAGTTTACGAAGGCATGATCGTCGGTCTGCACAGCCGTGATAACGACCTGGTGGTTAACCCGACCAAAGCCAAGCAGCTGACCAACGTCCGTGCGTCCGGTACCGATGAAGCCATCAACCTGACCCCGCCAGTGAAACACACACTGGAACAGGCGCTGGAATTCATTGAAGACGATGAACTGGTTGAAGTAACACCTATCAGCATTCGTCTGCGCAAGAAGTTGCTGACTGAAAACGAGCGTAAACGCTCCAAGCCAAAGAAATCTTCCTGA
- a CDS encoding efflux transporter outer membrane subunit, with protein sequence MTTQTVTHPIRPALRLLPLALAVFFAGCANLAPDYQTPDAPIADSWPQGEAYGDSNLAGNSTVERTRVADLPWQTFIQDERLRNVIQLALDNNRDLRATLADVAAARATYKGQSAAEYPQIDAALSGARARTANSSGGATTANSAQATVGLSAYEIDLFGKASNLTAMDREAWLSSAATARAAQITLISETANAWLTLAADQNLLALARETAENARKAMEITRQRLALGVDSRVDLSSAETTYYSARADIASYTTQVAQDKNALWLLAGHELDTGLLPAALPDSQQLLTEVAAGIASEVLLQRPDVLAAEHDLKSAYANIGVARAAYFPSLSLTATGGLTSAALADLFSGGATTIWSIAPSLSLPIFTAGGTDADVEYAKAGQQKSLATYEYTLQTAFREVADVLARRGTLQDQLNAETDWVNSAQRSYDLSMARYKLGVDSFQDTLTSQRTLYSARQSLIATRMTDLSNRINLYRVLGGGLAAETKTTAATAVVTH encoded by the coding sequence ATGACGACGCAAACCGTGACCCACCCGATCAGACCTGCCTTGCGACTGTTGCCTCTGGCGCTGGCCGTATTCTTTGCCGGATGCGCCAATCTGGCCCCGGATTACCAGACCCCGGATGCGCCGATAGCCGACTCCTGGCCTCAAGGTGAAGCCTATGGTGACAGCAATCTGGCCGGAAATAGCACCGTTGAACGTACTCGGGTGGCCGATCTTCCGTGGCAGACTTTTATTCAGGATGAGCGCCTGCGTAACGTGATTCAGCTGGCGCTGGATAACAACCGCGACCTGCGTGCCACACTGGCCGACGTTGCTGCTGCCCGTGCCACTTACAAAGGGCAGTCAGCGGCAGAATACCCGCAAATTGATGCGGCGCTGAGCGGTGCGCGCGCACGCACGGCCAACAGCTCTGGCGGAGCCACGACGGCCAACAGTGCCCAGGCTACCGTCGGTCTGAGTGCGTATGAAATCGATCTGTTCGGCAAAGCCAGTAACCTCACTGCCATGGATCGGGAAGCCTGGTTATCCAGCGCTGCAACTGCCCGTGCTGCACAGATTACCCTGATCAGTGAAACCGCCAATGCCTGGCTGACGCTGGCTGCGGATCAGAACCTGCTGGCACTGGCCAGAGAAACGGCAGAGAACGCCCGCAAAGCCATGGAAATCACCCGCCAACGGCTGGCGCTGGGGGTCGATTCTCGTGTTGATCTGAGTAGTGCCGAAACCACCTATTACAGTGCCCGTGCCGATATTGCCAGCTACACCACTCAGGTCGCCCAGGATAAAAACGCCCTGTGGTTGTTGGCGGGACACGAGCTGGATACCGGCCTGTTACCGGCTGCCTTGCCAGACAGCCAACAGCTGCTGACCGAGGTTGCGGCGGGGATTGCTTCCGAAGTCTTGCTGCAGCGTCCGGATGTACTGGCGGCAGAACACGATCTGAAGTCGGCTTATGCCAATATTGGCGTGGCCCGTGCCGCCTACTTCCCGTCACTGAGCCTGACGGCCACGGGTGGCTTGACCAGCGCGGCACTGGCCGACCTGTTCAGCGGTGGTGCCACTACCATCTGGAGTATTGCCCCGAGTTTGTCGCTGCCGATCTTCACCGCTGGTGGCACCGACGCCGATGTTGAATACGCCAAAGCCGGGCAGCAGAAGTCTCTGGCGACCTATGAATACACCCTACAAACCGCCTTTCGCGAAGTAGCCGACGTACTGGCTCGTCGTGGCACCCTGCAGGATCAGCTGAATGCTGAAACCGATTGGGTGAACTCCGCCCAGCGTAGCTACGACCTGTCCATGGCCCGCTACAAGCTGGGCGTCGACAGCTTCCAGGATACCCTGACATCACAACGTACACTGTACAGTGCTCGGCAATCCCTGATTGCAACGCGGATGACGGATCTGTCCAACCGCATTAATCTATATCGGGTGTTAGGGGGCGGCTTGGCAGCAGAAACAAAAACAACGGCTGCTACCGCCGTCGTGACCCACTAA
- a CDS encoding SDR family NAD(P)-dependent oxidoreductase — protein sequence MKQILITGATSGIGYSAAKSFQQLGHQVIITGRRPEKLDQALHSLNTTHTGNPVQGLICDQAVPADIEQLSATLTAQGIHLDALILNAGIFEPQPFDTMTLDVLEHTMRVNFTGPLLLAQTLSQRMKNPGSMVFVSSIVVGKAFASTIAYSASKAAFEGAMGAMNVELADKGIRVNCVRPGVTATEIQAKSGMDNDAIAGLQQAMSQTPAGRMLEPADIVPAIKYLALESSLGARNATVTIDGGYCL from the coding sequence ATGAAACAGATCTTGATTACCGGCGCTACCTCCGGCATCGGCTATTCCGCCGCCAAGAGTTTTCAGCAACTTGGCCATCAGGTCATCATTACCGGACGTCGCCCGGAAAAGCTTGATCAGGCACTGCATTCCCTCAACACCACACACACCGGCAACCCGGTTCAAGGGCTGATATGCGATCAGGCAGTACCTGCAGACATTGAGCAGCTGTCAGCAACCCTGACCGCACAAGGTATCCATCTGGATGCGCTGATACTCAATGCCGGGATTTTTGAGCCACAGCCGTTCGACACCATGACTCTGGACGTACTGGAACATACAATGCGCGTCAATTTCACTGGCCCTCTGTTACTGGCCCAGACACTGAGCCAGCGTATGAAGAATCCAGGCAGTATGGTGTTTGTTTCCAGTATTGTTGTCGGCAAGGCCTTTGCCAGCACCATTGCCTATTCCGCCAGCAAAGCCGCATTTGAAGGTGCCATGGGTGCCATGAACGTGGAATTGGCCGACAAGGGTATTCGAGTGAATTGTGTTCGTCCTGGCGTCACCGCAACTGAAATCCAGGCCAAATCCGGCATGGATAACGACGCCATAGCAGGACTGCAACAAGCCATGTCCCAAACCCCCGCTGGACGTATGTTAGAACCAGCAGATATTGTCCCGGCGATTAAATACCTGGCACTGGAAAGCAGCCTGGGAGCACGGAATGCCACAGTAACCATCGATGGTGGCTATTGCCTTTAA
- a CDS encoding LysR family transcriptional regulator: MNDLYGHLPHLYVFLTVVEQGSFQAAARRLALPRSSVSKRVAQLETQLGLRLLQRSTRRLHLTAEGQALLEAAQPLIAAMQQVANVTQQAALVLRGKVVISSSTLIGERYLLPLLVGLKCEYPGIVVELRLTDLVVDLIADGADLALRIGNLPDSSMVAKRVGTKRWGCFASPDYLARHGIPQTPAELAQHECLLFRSRSQVLDHWVFAASGEEVSLKITEAHSADDGRTLVAMACSGLGIIWGDPNWVRAELEQGRLVEVLESWRSGVSSPIHWLSLGKSARNPAVEVVWQHLGERLLTALS, translated from the coding sequence ATGAATGATCTTTATGGGCACCTCCCCCATTTGTATGTGTTTTTAACGGTGGTTGAGCAAGGCAGCTTTCAAGCAGCGGCGCGGCGACTGGCCTTGCCGCGTTCCTCGGTCAGCAAACGGGTGGCCCAGCTGGAGACCCAACTGGGCCTGAGGTTATTGCAACGGAGTACGCGGCGTCTGCATCTGACGGCAGAAGGTCAGGCATTGCTGGAAGCAGCACAGCCGTTGATTGCTGCCATGCAGCAAGTGGCCAATGTGACTCAACAGGCCGCTCTGGTGTTGCGGGGCAAGGTGGTGATCAGCAGTTCAACCCTGATTGGCGAGCGCTATCTGCTGCCCTTGCTGGTGGGTCTTAAATGTGAGTATCCGGGGATTGTGGTCGAGTTGCGTTTGACTGATCTGGTGGTTGACCTGATTGCTGATGGGGCCGACCTGGCATTACGTATTGGCAATTTGCCAGACTCGTCCATGGTGGCCAAACGTGTTGGTACCAAGCGCTGGGGGTGTTTTGCCAGCCCGGATTATTTGGCTCGTCATGGTATACCGCAAACACCGGCCGAGTTGGCTCAGCACGAGTGTCTGTTATTTCGCAGCCGCAGCCAGGTGCTGGATCACTGGGTATTTGCAGCGTCAGGGGAAGAAGTCAGTCTGAAAATAACGGAGGCCCACTCTGCCGATGATGGTCGCACGCTGGTGGCGATGGCCTGTAGCGGGCTTGGTATTATCTGGGGCGATCCGAACTGGGTGAGGGCCGAGTTGGAGCAGGGCAGATTGGTCGAGGTACTGGAGAGCTGGCGATCAGGGGTGTCATCACCGATCCATTGGTTAAGTCTCGGTAAGAGTGCAAGAAATCCGGCGGTAGAGGTGGTGTGGCAACATCTGGGAGAGCGTCTGCTAACGGCGTTGAGCTAG
- the glnA gene encoding glutamate--ammonia ligase — MSENTLNLIKENDVKWVDLRFTDSKGKEQHVTIPASYVDEEFFENGQMFDGSSISGWKGINESDMILMPDDTTPFMDPFTEDSTLVLRCDIIEPSTMLGYERDPRSVAKRAEEYLKSTGLGDTAFFGPEPEFFMFDDVTWGQDMQGSFCKINSDEGAWATASVTEGGNLGHRPRVKGGYFPVPPVDSHHDIRAAMCNTMMAIGLDVEVHHHEVANAGQNEIGVRFNTLVKKADEVQMMKYIVHNVAAAYGKTATFMPKPIVGDNGSGMHVHQSFWKDGENQFAGDVYAGLSETALYYIGGIIKHAKALNAFTNPSTNSYKRLIPGFEAPVMLAYSARNRSASIRIPYVASPKGKRIEARFPDPTANPYLAFAAMLMAGLDGIKNKLHPGDAADKDLYDLPAEEAAAIPQVCGSLREALDCLKADSAFLTEGGVFTDDMIEAYIDLKMEDVYRVEHTTHPVEFDMYYSV; from the coding sequence ATGTCAGAGAACACTCTGAATCTGATCAAAGAAAATGACGTTAAGTGGGTTGATCTGCGTTTTACCGACTCAAAAGGTAAAGAGCAGCATGTAACTATTCCTGCCAGCTATGTGGATGAAGAATTCTTCGAAAATGGTCAGATGTTTGATGGTTCATCCATCTCGGGCTGGAAGGGTATCAACGAATCCGACATGATCCTGATGCCGGACGATACAACTCCTTTCATGGACCCGTTCACTGAAGATTCAACGCTGGTTCTGCGTTGTGACATTATCGAACCAAGCACCATGCTGGGTTATGAGCGTGATCCACGTTCTGTTGCCAAGCGCGCTGAAGAATACCTGAAGTCTACAGGCCTGGGTGATACTGCATTCTTCGGTCCAGAGCCTGAATTCTTTATGTTCGACGACGTCACTTGGGGTCAGGATATGCAGGGTTCTTTCTGCAAGATCAACTCCGACGAAGGTGCATGGGCGACGGCTTCTGTAACGGAAGGCGGCAACCTGGGTCACCGTCCTCGCGTTAAAGGCGGTTACTTCCCTGTTCCTCCTGTCGACAGCCACCACGACATTCGTGCTGCCATGTGTAACACCATGATGGCCATCGGCCTGGACGTTGAAGTACATCACCACGAAGTGGCTAACGCTGGTCAGAACGAAATCGGTGTGCGTTTTAATACACTGGTTAAGAAAGCTGACGAAGTGCAAATGATGAAGTACATCGTCCACAACGTTGCTGCTGCCTATGGCAAAACCGCTACCTTCATGCCGAAGCCAATCGTGGGTGACAACGGTTCTGGTATGCACGTGCACCAGTCTTTCTGGAAAGATGGCGAAAACCAGTTTGCCGGTGACGTTTATGCAGGATTGAGCGAAACAGCGCTGTACTATATTGGCGGTATCATCAAGCACGCCAAGGCACTGAACGCGTTCACCAACCCGTCTACCAACTCCTACAAGCGTCTGATTCCAGGCTTTGAAGCGCCGGTCATGCTGGCATACTCTGCCCGTAACCGTTCTGCTTCTATCCGTATTCCTTACGTTGCGTCGCCAAAAGGCAAGCGTATCGAAGCGCGTTTCCCGGATCCTACAGCGAACCCATACCTGGCATTTGCTGCCATGCTGATGGCTGGCCTGGATGGCATCAAGAACAAGCTTCACCCTGGCGATGCCGCTGACAAGGATCTGTACGACCTGCCAGCAGAAGAAGCTGCAGCGATTCCACAGGTGTGTGGTTCACTGCGTGAAGCTTTGGATTGCCTGAAAGCTGACAGTGCGTTCCTGACTGAAGGTGGTGTTTTCACTGACGATATGATCGAAGCCTACATTGACCTGAAAATGGAAGATGTTTACCGCGTAGAGCATACGACTCACCCGGTAGAGTTCGACATGTACTACTCCGTTTAA